CCTCGCCGCGCCACATCGCCGACCAGCTCTCGCGCACCGCGCGGCAGCTCGGCGGCAGCCTGGGCCTGGGGCTGGAGGCGTGCTGGCTGCCGAAGGCGCACGGCCAAGGCGACGTGCTGCTCGTCGTCTGCCCGGAGCACGTCGATACACTCTGGCGCGACCGCTGGACGAAGAACCAGCTGCGCGAGCGGATCCAGGAGATCACGGCGCGGCCCGTGCGCGAGCTGCTGGGGGACGAGCAGAGCGGCGAGGGGATTCCGAGCTCGCGCTTCGGTCCCGGCGGCCCGAGCGAGGAGGAGCTGAACCGGCGCGTGCCCAAGTTCCGCTCGCCGGAGAACATTCACATCGTGGTGGCCGGCGGCGAGGGCGGCAAGTTCTCCTCGGTCTTCGCCGGCTGGGTGAGCGGGCCGACGGGCTCGTCCTCCGTCAGCCGCGTGATCGAAGATGTATAGTCCTAAGCAGGTTGGCCGCACACGCCGCGAGCAAGTGAACGGGGAGGAACGGATGACCACCCTCATCGATCCCACGGACGAACGGGTGCCGATTCGGCGTGAGCTGACGCGCCGGCCGGAGTCGATCAGCGGCACGGTGGCGCTGCTGGACATCAGCAAGCCGCGCGGCGACGTGCTGATCGCGGAGCTGGAGGCGCGGCTGCACGAGCGGCTGCCCGAGGTCACGATCAAGCGCTACAAGAAGCCGACCTTCACCAAGCCGGCGCCGGACGCGCTGCGCCGCGAGATCGCGCAGGAGGCGGACTTCGTCATCGAAGCCCTTGCCGATTGAGGGTCCTGCACGACGTGCAGTGTGCACGACACGGTGTGGTTCGAGATCCAGGGCAAGCCCAGCGTCTTCGTCGCCTCAAACGTTTTCGTCAGCGCCGCGGAGGCGCAGTCGGCGGCGCTGGGGCTGCCGCAGGTGCGGCGCGTCTTCGTGCCGCATCCGATCCAGGACGCGACCGACGAGGAGATGCGGGCGAAAGCCGACGCGATCGTGGACGAGGTGATCGCCGCGCTGGTGGACTGAGACGGCGGGGCGGGACGGCCCCTCATCCTCACCCCCTCCCCTCTCCTTCTCCCAATACTGGAGAGAAGGAGAGG
Above is a genomic segment from Dehalococcoidia bacterium containing:
- a CDS encoding UGSC family (seleno)protein; the protein is MTTLIDPTDERVPIRRELTRRPESISGTVALLDISKPRGDVLIAELEARLHERLPEVTIKRYKKPTFTKPAPDALRREIAQEADFVIEALADUGSCTTCSVHDTVWFEIQGKPSVFVASNVFVSAAEAQSAALGLPQVRRVFVPHPIQDATDEEMRAKADAIVDEVIAALVD